In Pseudoxanthomonas sp. SE1, the genomic stretch GACAACAGTATCGAGCGCTGTTCGCGACGCACCCGCCGCCCCGCGAACATCGCCAATGCCGCCGCGACATTGCCGCCGTCGCGACCGAACCGCTGTTCGCCGAACCAGTTCGGGAGGCCATGCGCGGCGATGTCGCGCAATCGCGCCTCGATGGCATCGGCATCGCCAACGACATCGCGCAGCACCAGTTCGAAGCGATTGCCCGCCAAGGCGCCGCGCGGGAGCTTGCGCGAATGCCAGGTCGACTCGATCACCGCCAGATCGTCGGACGCAAGGGCCGCCAGATCGGGCGCCGTCTTGCGTGGCAGATGGACGCTGAAACGCTGTCGCGTGACCGCGTGCCGGTCCTTCAGGCCCGCATACCCCACGCCCATCTCCGCGATGCCCGCCCACGCGGCGATGCGCTTGGCCGCGAACGGGGTGTTCATGCCGCGCTTCTCGACGGTCAGCAGCAGGTGCTCACCCTCGCCGGACGGCGCGAAGCCGGGCAATTCCTCCACGAAGAAGTCTTCGGGCGTGTTGCGCATGGTCGCGGACAGCACGGGTGCGCCGAAGGCGCGGGGCAGGTCTTCGCTCACGCCTTCACCAGCAACACGACCGCCTGCGCCGCGATGCCCTCGCCACGGCCGGTGAACCCCAGCGTCTCGGTGGTGGTGGCCTTGATGCTGACGGCGTCGGTATCGATGCCCAGGTCTTCCGCCACGCATGCGCGCATCGCACCGGCATGCGGACCGACCTTCGGCCGCTCGCAGATCACGGTGACGTCGGCGTTGCCGACGCGCCAACCCCGCTCAACGATCAGCGCGTTGCAGTGACGCACGAATGCGCGGCTGTCTTCGCCCTTCCAGCGGTCATCGGACGGCGGAAAGTGCTTGCCGATGTCGCCCAGTGCCAGCGCGCCCAGCATGGCGTCGCACAGCGCATGCAGCACCACGTCGCCATCGCTGTGCGCGAGCACGCCACGTTCATGGGGCACGCGCACGCCCCCGAGCATGACATGGTCGCCGTCGCCGAAGGCGTGCACATCGAAGCCCTGGCCGATGCGGATGTTCACGGAGTTCTGCATGTGGATCCCGTCTTCCTCAGCGGGCGCGTTGCGCCAGCTCGAACGCGAACCGCGCCAGGTCCGCCGGCGTGGTGATCTTGAAGTTGCTTTCCGAGCCTTCCACCAACAGCGGCCGCAGGCCCAGGCGCTCCATCGCCATCGCCTCGTCGGTGACATCGACGCCCTCGGCGAGTGCGGATTCCAATGCGCGGGTCAGCTGCAAGCGGCGGAACAGTTGCGGCGTGAAGGCACGCCACAGCCGCTCGCGTGGTTCTGTGGCATCGATGCCGCCATCGTCACCGGCACGCTTCAATGTATCGCGCACAGGCGCGGCGAGGATCGCGCCCACCGGGTCGTTGCGGCCACGTTCCAGCAGTTGCGACAGATCCGCCAGCGACAGGTTGGGTCGCGCAGCGTCGTGCACCAGCACGAAGTCGTCGGCGCGCACGTCTCCCGGCAGCGACTGAAGGCCAGCCAGCACGGACGCCGCACGGCTCGCACCGCCGATGCAGGCGCGCACCGGCTTGCCCGCGAACTCGGTCCAGCGTGGCCAGTCCGAATCGTTCTCCGATACCGGCACCACCGCGCCTTCCACCGCGTCATGCGCGAACAGGGCCGCCAATGTGTGTGCGATCAGCGGCGCGCCATCGACCACAAGATACTGCTTGGGAAGCTCACCGCCGAAGCGGGTGCCGCGTCCCGCCGCGGGCACGACAGCCCAGATGCGGGCCATCAGGGAACGGGGTCCGCGACGCCAGCGTCGCTTCCAGCGTCTTCCGTGGCCGCGACCGGTGTCGCCGCAGCCGCTTCGACCACGCGGTAGAACTTCTCGCCCGGCTTGATCATGCCCAGTTCGCTGCGTGCGCGCTCCTCGACCGCCGATTCACCGGACTTGAGGTCCTCGACTTCGGCGGCGAGCGCATCGTTGCGCTCCTGCAGGCCGGCATTCTCGCGCTTCTGCGATTCGACCTGCTGTTCCAGCGCGACGACCTGGCCCGAACTGCCGACACCGAACCAGAACTTGTACTGCAGCCATCCCAGCAGCAGCACGAGCACCAGCAGGAGCCAGGGCGTCTTGCGCATGGATTACTTCTTCAGCGACACGAAGGCGTTGCGGCCAGCGTAGCGTGCCTTGCTTCCCAGCGCTTCTTCGATGCGCAGCAGCTGGTTGTACTTGGCCACGCGGTCGCTGCGGCACAGCGAGCCGGTCTTGATCTGCGTGGCCGTGGTAGCCACCGCGATATCGGCGATGGTGGTGTCCTCGGTTTCACCGGACCGGTGCGAGACGACCGCGGCGTAGTTGGCGTGGTGGGCCATCGCAATGGCTTCCAGCGTCTCAGTCAGCGTGCCGATCTGGTTGACCTTGATCAGGATGGCGTTGGCGGTGCCCGATTCGATGCCTTCCTTGAAGATCTTCGGGTTGGTGACGAACAGGTCGTCGCCGACCAGCTGCACCTTCTTGCCGATCCGGTCGGTCAACAGCTTCCATCCCGCCCAATCGTCCTCGGCCAGGCCGTCTTCGATGGTGATGATCGGATACTGCGCCGCCCAGTCGGCCAGGAAGTCGACGAACTGCTCGCTGGTCAGGCGCTTGTTCTCGCCCACCAGGTGGTACTTGCCGTTGTCGAAGAATTCGCTGGAGGCCACGTCCAGGCCCAGCAGCACGTCCTCACCGGCGGTGTAGCCGGCCTTGCCGATGGCTTCGAGGATGGTATCCAGCGCTTCCACATTGCTGCGGAAATCGGGCGCGAAGCCGCCCTCGTCGCCGACCGCCGTGCTCAGGCCATGGCCCTTCAGCACCGACTTCAGCGAGTGGAAGATCTCGGTGCCGGCGCGCAACGACTCGGCGAACGAATCGAAGCCAACCGGCAGCACCATGAACTCCTGGAAGTCCACGTTGTTGTCGGCATGCGCGCCGCCGTTGATGATGTTCATCATCGGCACCGGCAAGGT encodes the following:
- the truD gene encoding tRNA pseudouridine(13) synthase TruD; this translates as MSEDLPRAFGAPVLSATMRNTPEDFFVEELPGFAPSGEGEHLLLTVEKRGMNTPFAAKRIAAWAGIAEMGVGYAGLKDRHAVTRQRFSVHLPRKTAPDLAALASDDLAVIESTWHSRKLPRGALAGNRFELVLRDVVGDADAIEARLRDIAAHGLPNWFGEQRFGRDGGNVAAALAMFAGRRVRREQRSILLSAARSALFNRVLAARIADGSWNRGLEGEVWTLAGSRSVFGPEPWSEALAERLADFDIHPSGPLWGQGELRVQSAARACEETALQGDDAAALRAGLEREGLKQERRSLRLRPDGLAWEWLSTDVLRLGFALPPGSYATAVLHELGSARDASQPQDRPSERD
- the ispF gene encoding 2-C-methyl-D-erythritol 2,4-cyclodiphosphate synthase, translated to MQNSVNIRIGQGFDVHAFGDGDHVMLGGVRVPHERGVLAHSDGDVVLHALCDAMLGALALGDIGKHFPPSDDRWKGEDSRAFVRHCNALIVERGWRVGNADVTVICERPKVGPHAGAMRACVAEDLGIDTDAVSIKATTTETLGFTGRGEGIAAQAVVLLVKA
- the ispD gene encoding 2-C-methyl-D-erythritol 4-phosphate cytidylyltransferase yields the protein MARIWAVVPAAGRGTRFGGELPKQYLVVDGAPLIAHTLAALFAHDAVEGAVVPVSENDSDWPRWTEFAGKPVRACIGGASRAASVLAGLQSLPGDVRADDFVLVHDAARPNLSLADLSQLLERGRNDPVGAILAAPVRDTLKRAGDDGGIDATEPRERLWRAFTPQLFRRLQLTRALESALAEGVDVTDEAMAMERLGLRPLLVEGSESNFKITTPADLARFAFELAQRAR
- the ftsB gene encoding cell division protein FtsB, coding for MRKTPWLLLVLVLLLGWLQYKFWFGVGSSGQVVALEQQVESQKRENAGLQERNDALAAEVEDLKSGESAVEERARSELGMIKPGEKFYRVVEAAAATPVAATEDAGSDAGVADPVP
- the eno gene encoding phosphopyruvate hydratase; its protein translation is MTQIAKIHAREILDSRGNPTLEAEVTLEDGSFGRAMVPSGASTGTKEAVELRDGDKTRYLGKGVRKAVENVNGPIANALHGFDATDQEGLDRRLIDLDGTENKGRLGANALLGVSMANAHAVAASKKVPLWQHLANGEVTLPVPMMNIINGGAHADNNVDFQEFMVLPVGFDSFAESLRAGTEIFHSLKSVLKGHGLSTAVGDEGGFAPDFRSNVEALDTILEAIGKAGYTAGEDVLLGLDVASSEFFDNGKYHLVGENKRLTSEQFVDFLADWAAQYPIITIEDGLAEDDWAGWKLLTDRIGKKVQLVGDDLFVTNPKIFKEGIESGTANAILIKVNQIGTLTETLEAIAMAHHANYAAVVSHRSGETEDTTIADIAVATTATQIKTGSLCRSDRVAKYNQLLRIEEALGSKARYAGRNAFVSLKK